The Geothrix sp. genome window below encodes:
- a CDS encoding sigma-54 dependent transcriptional regulator: MSLTSTQRILLVEDEPGLREVLTLALEGAGFACEAVTGIEEGRRALQEASFDGVLSDLKLKDGSGIELLTWMKEQGVETPVVIMTAYATTETTVQALNQGAVDFITKPFKHEDLIGTLKGLLAAAEPETQLPPDLGELVGVGPVMRKINALIGKVSRADTTVLLTGESGTGKEVVARLIHRYSDRARGPFVAVNCGALPEALLESELFGFEKGAFTGASAMKRGLFEEAGGGILFLDEIGEMPLALQVKLLRVLQERRFRRLGATEERAVDVRVIAATNRDLRARAESGAFREDLFYRLNILQIEMPPLRDRPEDLPVLAEHFIRRFCQKLGKPPMQLHAETMAELLTYRFPGNVRELENLMERCVALNPGGPITRDLLPEGLGSLAMSETSDRPSPFSIPAEGFDLEPWLTALKGYLLRRALEEVGGVKTKAGKRLGMSFRAYRYWLAELGGVEALPKAFPWPADFPASAVDEGGGTEGSKDA, encoded by the coding sequence ATGTCCCTCACCTCGACCCAACGGATCCTGCTGGTGGAGGACGAGCCCGGCCTCCGGGAAGTGCTGACCTTGGCCCTGGAGGGGGCCGGGTTCGCCTGTGAGGCGGTCACCGGCATCGAGGAGGGGCGCCGGGCCCTCCAGGAGGCCTCTTTCGACGGCGTCCTGTCGGACCTGAAGCTCAAGGACGGTTCCGGCATCGAGCTGCTCACCTGGATGAAGGAGCAGGGGGTCGAGACGCCGGTGGTGATCATGACCGCCTACGCCACCACGGAAACCACGGTCCAGGCCTTGAACCAGGGCGCCGTGGACTTCATCACCAAGCCCTTCAAGCACGAGGATCTCATCGGTACGCTGAAGGGCCTGCTGGCCGCCGCGGAGCCGGAAACCCAGCTGCCCCCGGACCTGGGCGAGCTGGTGGGCGTCGGGCCGGTGATGCGGAAGATCAATGCGCTGATCGGGAAAGTCTCCCGCGCCGACACCACGGTGCTGCTGACGGGCGAGAGCGGCACGGGCAAGGAGGTGGTGGCCCGGCTCATCCACCGCTACTCCGACCGGGCCAGGGGTCCCTTCGTGGCCGTGAACTGCGGAGCCCTGCCGGAAGCCCTGCTGGAGAGCGAGCTGTTCGGCTTCGAGAAGGGGGCCTTCACGGGGGCCAGCGCCATGAAGCGGGGCCTCTTCGAGGAGGCGGGTGGCGGCATCCTGTTTCTCGACGAGATCGGCGAGATGCCCCTGGCCCTCCAGGTGAAGCTGCTGCGGGTGCTCCAGGAGCGCCGGTTCCGGCGTCTCGGCGCCACCGAGGAGCGGGCCGTGGATGTGCGGGTCATTGCCGCCACCAACCGCGACCTGCGGGCCCGCGCGGAATCCGGGGCCTTCCGGGAGGACCTGTTCTACCGCCTGAACATCCTCCAGATCGAGATGCCCCCGCTGCGCGACCGGCCCGAGGACCTGCCCGTGCTGGCGGAGCACTTCATCCGGCGCTTCTGCCAGAAGCTGGGCAAGCCACCCATGCAGCTCCACGCCGAGACCATGGCCGAGCTGCTCACCTACCGCTTCCCGGGCAATGTGCGCGAGCTGGAGAACCTCATGGAGCGCTGCGTGGCGCTCAATCCCGGGGGACCCATCACCCGGGACCTCCTGCCCGAGGGGCTGGGCTCGCTGGCCATGAGCGAAACCTCCGATCGCCCCTCGCCCTTCAGCATCCCGGCGGAGGGGTTCGACCTCGAACCCTGGCTCACCGCGCTGAAAGGCTATCTCCTCCGGCGGGCCCTGGAAGAGGTGGGTGGGGTGAAGACCAAGGCCGGAAAGCGTCTCGGCATGAGCTTCCGGGCCTACCGCTACTGGCTGGCCGAACTGGGGGGCGTGGAAGCCCTTCCCAAGGCCTTCCCCTGGCCCGCCGACTTCCCTGCGTCCGCGGTGGACGAGGGCGGTGGAACCGAGGGTTCCAAGGACGCATGA
- a CDS encoding DMT family transporter — protein sequence MPNSRPSHLLAVLSLAAIAGVWGGGFPATKYCLQAGLSVGAILTIRFALGTAGLGLLMLLFRVPLRRQAALDGLWLGLVLASLFWLQTDGLRFTSTSKSGFITGLYVIFTPMVALLAGDRLRPSHGLGALVALAGLALLVREPGAAWGGWNRGDSETLLAAVLCGFHIVMTAHFSRRSSGWVLAFMQVAVTGLISLLVTLALPSPHGFQGAGAALAKGGTWVSLGFMAVLATTLAFYVQSTMQAQLGATECAIIFSSEPVWTAAIAISGFVPGIKEHLSPAQLSGGLLIIAATLVAELGPRLLRRLQRPEPEEAIG from the coding sequence ATGCCCAATTCCCGCCCCTCCCACCTGCTGGCCGTGCTCTCCCTGGCCGCCATTGCAGGCGTGTGGGGCGGGGGGTTCCCGGCCACCAAATACTGCCTGCAGGCGGGGTTGTCCGTCGGGGCCATCCTGACCATCCGCTTCGCCCTCGGCACGGCGGGCCTCGGCCTGCTGATGCTCCTGTTCCGGGTGCCCCTCCGGCGGCAGGCCGCCCTGGATGGCCTCTGGCTGGGGCTGGTCCTCGCCAGCCTCTTCTGGCTCCAGACCGATGGCCTGCGCTTCACGAGCACTTCAAAGTCCGGGTTCATCACCGGGCTCTATGTGATCTTCACGCCCATGGTGGCCCTGCTGGCGGGGGACCGCCTGCGGCCCTCCCATGGCCTGGGCGCCCTGGTGGCCCTGGCGGGCCTGGCCCTGCTGGTGCGGGAGCCGGGCGCGGCCTGGGGCGGGTGGAACCGCGGCGATTCCGAGACCCTGCTGGCGGCGGTGCTCTGCGGATTCCACATCGTGATGACCGCCCATTTCTCGCGGCGTTCCTCAGGCTGGGTCCTGGCCTTCATGCAGGTGGCCGTCACGGGGCTCATCTCCCTGCTCGTCACCCTGGCCCTGCCGTCTCCCCACGGTTTCCAGGGGGCCGGCGCCGCACTCGCCAAGGGTGGCACCTGGGTCTCGCTCGGCTTCATGGCGGTGCTGGCGACCACCCTGGCCTTCTATGTTCAAAGCACCATGCAGGCCCAGCTGGGCGCCACCGAGTGCGCCATCATCTTCAGCTCGGAACCCGTGTGGACGGCGGCCATTGCCATCAGCGGCTTCGTCCCGGGCATCAAGGAGCACCTGAGCCCGGCCCAGCTCTCCGGCGGTCTGCTCATCATTGCCGCCACCCTCGTGGCAGAGCTGGGACCCAGGTTGCTCCGGAGGCTCCAGCGACCGGAGCCGGAAGAGGCCATCGGCTAG
- a CDS encoding glycosyltransferase family 4 protein — MKHIVFAHRKLSFGGGERVLLEQVAALADLPVQVSVIFRKEPGKRDIEPELRARNPKVVEVLHLPGPLGAFRWLRRIRPDLLVLCNHKGVQRALPWLARTGLRLPTVVTLHEHYERHLRKYQGIRGFVDRWLCTYDFTAAVREHLGPAPCSIIHPLYPRPEAQPVDPGARRAARRALRVPENAVVVGYAGQMDARKATTDVIRFASHLRGLLGHPLHLLLAGREDGGYAQEIQDALEDENLTGHCTRTGPLGDLSPAFAALDLYVMTSRNEGFFPLALIEALERGVPVLAPTVGGIGTVLKDGEGGFLIPKPDDRKPVDGALLRQAAARIAPLLADSTTWEAQRAKAHAFGTALTRNYDAAARFREAVAAWL; from the coding sequence GTGAAGCACATCGTCTTTGCCCACCGGAAGCTGTCCTTCGGAGGCGGGGAGCGGGTGCTTCTGGAGCAGGTGGCCGCACTGGCCGATCTGCCGGTCCAGGTTTCGGTGATCTTCCGCAAGGAACCCGGGAAACGCGACATCGAGCCGGAGCTGCGCGCGCGGAACCCGAAGGTCGTAGAAGTGCTCCACCTGCCCGGCCCCCTGGGGGCCTTCCGGTGGCTGCGGCGGATCCGCCCGGATCTCCTGGTGCTCTGCAACCACAAGGGCGTGCAGCGGGCCCTGCCCTGGCTGGCCCGGACCGGCCTCCGCCTGCCCACCGTGGTCACCCTGCACGAACACTATGAACGCCACTTGCGGAAGTACCAGGGCATCCGCGGGTTCGTGGACCGCTGGCTCTGCACCTACGACTTCACCGCCGCCGTGCGGGAACACCTCGGCCCGGCGCCGTGCAGCATCATCCACCCCCTCTACCCCAGACCCGAGGCCCAGCCCGTGGATCCCGGGGCCCGGCGCGCGGCCCGGCGCGCCCTGCGCGTACCGGAAAACGCCGTGGTCGTGGGGTATGCCGGGCAGATGGACGCCCGGAAGGCGACCACCGATGTGATCCGGTTCGCAAGCCACCTGAGGGGACTCCTGGGCCATCCGCTGCACCTGCTCCTGGCGGGTCGGGAGGACGGGGGCTATGCCCAGGAGATCCAGGACGCCCTCGAGGATGAGAACCTGACCGGCCACTGCACCCGCACAGGCCCCCTGGGGGACCTTTCGCCCGCTTTCGCCGCCCTCGACCTCTATGTCATGACCAGCCGCAACGAGGGCTTCTTCCCCCTGGCCCTCATCGAAGCGCTGGAGCGGGGTGTGCCCGTGCTGGCCCCCACCGTGGGGGGCATCGGCACGGTGTTGAAGGATGGCGAGGGCGGCTTCCTCATCCCCAAGCCCGACGACCGGAAGCCCGTCGATGGTGCCCTCCTGCGCCAGGCCGCGGCCCGGATCGCCCCCCTGCTGGCGGATTCCACGACCTGGGAGGCCCAGCGGGCCAAGGCCCACGCCTTCGGCACGGCCCTGACCCGGAACTACGATGCGGCGGCCCGGTTCCGCGAGGCGGTGGCGGCATGGCTGTGA
- the rfaD gene encoding ADP-glyceromanno-heptose 6-epimerase, giving the protein MFIVTGGAGFVGSNLVRELNRRGHTDILVVDNLARAEKARNLADLTLSDYMDKREFRARLDAGTLDLRPEAVFHNGACSDTMETDGRYMMENNFGDSKALLHWCLARKAPLVYASSAATYGASTDFEPVPKNEGPLNVYGYSKLAFDQHVRSLLPAIQSPVVGLRYFNVFGPREHHKGRMMSVLHQLLRQLKESGACRLFKGTDGFGDGEQQRDFIFVGDIVAINLHFGSAGMAKGIVNAGTGRARSFNDIARTLITHLGQGRIDYIPFPEELRGKYQSFTQADVRSLRGAGYAAPFTELEAGIAATLAEI; this is encoded by the coding sequence ATGTTCATCGTCACGGGCGGCGCGGGGTTCGTGGGCAGCAACCTGGTGCGGGAGTTGAATCGCCGCGGGCACACGGACATCCTCGTGGTGGACAACCTGGCCCGGGCGGAAAAGGCCCGAAACCTGGCGGACCTCACGCTTTCGGACTACATGGACAAGCGCGAGTTCCGGGCGAGGCTGGACGCGGGCACGCTGGACCTGCGGCCCGAGGCCGTGTTCCACAACGGCGCCTGCTCCGACACGATGGAAACCGACGGCCGCTACATGATGGAGAACAACTTCGGCGATTCGAAGGCACTGCTCCACTGGTGCCTGGCCCGCAAGGCGCCCCTGGTCTACGCCAGCAGCGCAGCCACCTACGGTGCCAGCACGGACTTCGAACCCGTGCCGAAGAACGAAGGTCCCTTGAATGTCTATGGCTACTCCAAGCTGGCCTTCGACCAGCATGTGCGGAGCCTCCTGCCAGCCATCCAGAGCCCCGTGGTGGGCCTGCGCTACTTCAATGTCTTCGGCCCCCGGGAGCACCACAAGGGCCGCATGATGTCCGTGCTACACCAGCTGCTGCGCCAGCTGAAGGAATCGGGCGCCTGCAGGCTCTTCAAGGGCACCGACGGCTTCGGTGATGGCGAGCAGCAGCGCGACTTCATCTTCGTGGGCGACATCGTGGCCATCAACCTCCACTTCGGCAGTGCGGGCATGGCGAAGGGCATCGTGAACGCCGGCACGGGGCGCGCCCGCAGCTTCAACGACATCGCCCGCACCCTCATCACCCACCTCGGACAGGGCCGCATCGACTACATCCCCTTTCCCGAGGAGCTGCGCGGCAAGTACCAGAGCTTCACCCAGGCGGATGTGCGGAGCCTGCGTGGAGCCGGTTATGCCGCTCCCTTCACCGAGCTGGAAGCAGGCATCGCAGCGACCCTGGCGGAGATCTGA
- a CDS encoding type II secretion system protein GspG, whose product MNPTSACRATRPSHRGFSLLELLVALMIIAVISTLGFKQYQKYSAQARHVKAQDDLKTVAEGLDQYHLKHARYPDFGSFEAMVEPNSPLVKESLIKLGMSPLDPFKQPYEGKSTRNNYELKSAGDPDRQDEFGPITRTPGQGQVIGAGPTTDGAPKGEAADAGAKK is encoded by the coding sequence ATGAACCCGACCTCCGCTTGCCGCGCGACCCGTCCCTCCCACCGGGGCTTTTCGCTGCTGGAACTGCTGGTGGCCCTGATGATCATCGCCGTCATCAGCACGCTGGGGTTCAAGCAGTACCAGAAATACAGCGCCCAGGCCCGCCATGTGAAAGCCCAGGACGACCTCAAGACCGTGGCCGAGGGCCTCGACCAGTACCACCTGAAGCATGCCCGCTACCCCGATTTCGGCAGCTTCGAGGCCATGGTGGAGCCCAACTCCCCGCTGGTGAAGGAAAGCCTCATCAAGCTCGGCATGAGCCCCCTCGACCCCTTCAAGCAGCCCTACGAGGGGAAGTCCACGCGGAACAACTACGAGCTGAAGTCCGCGGGCGATCCCGACCGGCAGGATGAATTCGGGCCCATCACCCGGACCCCCGGCCAGGGCCAGGTGATCGGCGCCGGGCCCACGACCGATGGCGCGCCCAAGGGCGAGGCTGCGGACGCCGGAGCCAAGAAGTGA
- the rpmF gene encoding 50S ribosomal protein L32, which translates to MPNPKRRHSKARRDRRRTHDALEVMSASTCPNCQTPKLPHRVCPSCGFYRGKLAVRVAETA; encoded by the coding sequence ATGCCGAATCCCAAGCGCCGCCATTCCAAGGCCCGCCGCGACCGCCGGCGCACCCATGACGCGCTGGAAGTCATGAGCGCCAGCACCTGCCCGAATTGCCAGACCCCCAAGCTGCCGCACCGCGTGTGCCCCAGCTGCGGGTTCTACCGCGGCAAGCTGGCCGTTCGCGTCGCCGAGACGGCTTAA
- a CDS encoding glycosyltransferase family 9 protein, with the protein MAVIPDHATWVRFPRFVGDAAMQLPVLRLLRELAPDKGIGPIVVWGPKTTVGLVANTWFCDAALADEGKPGPLEMARILRRHRAARSIHFPKSLRPALAAWLARVPERIGVDESLAGLFNTHSGPFWDAEGPFLLRYHAVLKRRWPDLPPMPYADFDPAVAIDKPAERYLCLMPGSTWPSKAWPVDHYRALLLKARSEGFAVAVLGSPDEAATCAAVAGGEGLDLCGRTTLKEAAAWMRGSTAVLGNDSGLSHLAAACGAPVLALYGATDPGGSTPWGPKSRGLRKEGVPCAPCFKPACFTPGHPCLAGIGPDQVWAELQGLITG; encoded by the coding sequence ATGGCTGTGATCCCCGACCACGCCACCTGGGTGCGCTTCCCGCGCTTTGTCGGGGATGCCGCCATGCAGCTGCCCGTACTGCGCCTGCTGCGGGAGCTGGCCCCCGACAAGGGCATCGGGCCCATCGTCGTCTGGGGCCCGAAGACCACCGTGGGCCTGGTGGCGAACACCTGGTTCTGCGACGCGGCCCTGGCCGACGAAGGCAAGCCCGGTCCCCTCGAGATGGCGCGCATCCTCCGCAGGCATCGCGCCGCCCGCAGCATCCACTTCCCGAAGTCCCTGCGGCCGGCCCTGGCCGCCTGGCTGGCCCGGGTGCCCGAGCGCATCGGCGTGGACGAAAGCCTGGCGGGTCTCTTCAACACCCACAGCGGCCCCTTCTGGGACGCGGAGGGCCCCTTCCTGCTCCGCTACCATGCCGTGCTGAAGCGGCGCTGGCCGGACCTGCCCCCCATGCCCTACGCCGACTTCGATCCGGCCGTGGCCATCGACAAGCCTGCAGAGCGCTACCTCTGCCTCATGCCCGGCTCGACCTGGCCCTCCAAGGCCTGGCCCGTGGACCACTACCGGGCCCTCCTCCTGAAGGCCCGCTCCGAAGGCTTCGCCGTGGCCGTGCTGGGCTCACCGGACGAGGCGGCCACCTGCGCGGCAGTGGCGGGAGGCGAAGGCCTCGACCTCTGCGGAAGGACCACCCTGAAGGAGGCCGCGGCCTGGATGCGCGGATCGACGGCCGTGCTGGGCAACGATTCGGGCCTGAGCCACCTGGCCGCCGCCTGCGGGGCGCCCGTGCTGGCCCTCTACGGCGCCACCGACCCCGGCGGCTCCACCCCCTGGGGGCCGAAGAGCCGCGGCCTCCGGAAGGAAGGCGTCCCCTGCGCGCCCTGCTTCAAGCCGGCCTGCTTCACCCCGGGCCACCCCTGCCTGGCGGGCATCGGGCCGGACCAGGTCTGGGCGGAACTCCAGGGCCTGATAACCGGATAG
- a CDS encoding fused response regulator/phosphatase has product MAKGVVLVVDDEAPIRDILSFYLKRAGYQVLTAGHGLEALEEMGRLRPDLIISDLRMPEMSGDELCKRVKSDPATRDIYFIILSALDGTASRIGGLSLGADDMIPKPFHAQEVLAKVDSTFRLIAMQKEIKRQNKELMAFQERVHEEMELAAALQMGLLPKLPGEALGTRYTHRYLPAAGIGGDIYAVLPLADGSTAMMIADVSGHGVTAALISAMVKTSFENQVRLGGEPLTWAHGMNEDLCRSTLAEQFATAWLGRLDPAEDRIRYVVAGHCAPLRIVRGARGGLQRSEVLRGKGFMLGLDPQLPFVEHQAEFQAEDRLVLYTDGLVEVEREDRAMLEEAGLRRICAELPAGAEEAADVVINQARAFNHPAPFVDDVTLVILDRKA; this is encoded by the coding sequence ATGGCCAAGGGCGTGGTCCTCGTGGTGGATGATGAAGCGCCCATCAGGGATATCCTCAGCTTCTACCTCAAGCGTGCGGGCTATCAGGTCCTGACCGCAGGCCACGGCCTGGAGGCCCTGGAGGAAATGGGCCGGCTGCGGCCGGACCTCATCATCTCGGACCTCCGCATGCCCGAGATGTCGGGCGACGAGCTGTGCAAGCGCGTCAAGAGCGATCCCGCCACCCGGGACATCTACTTCATCATCCTCTCCGCGCTGGACGGCACGGCTTCGCGCATCGGCGGCCTCTCCCTCGGCGCGGACGACATGATCCCCAAGCCGTTCCACGCCCAGGAGGTGCTGGCCAAGGTGGATTCCACCTTCCGCCTCATCGCGATGCAGAAGGAGATCAAGCGCCAGAACAAGGAGCTGATGGCCTTCCAGGAGCGCGTGCACGAGGAGATGGAACTGGCCGCGGCCCTCCAGATGGGCCTGCTGCCCAAGCTGCCCGGCGAGGCGCTCGGGACCCGGTACACCCACCGCTACCTGCCCGCCGCGGGCATCGGCGGAGACATCTATGCCGTGCTGCCCCTGGCGGACGGCAGCACGGCCATGATGATTGCGGATGTGAGCGGTCACGGCGTGACCGCGGCCCTGATCTCCGCCATGGTGAAGACCTCCTTCGAGAACCAGGTGCGGCTCGGAGGTGAACCCCTGACCTGGGCCCACGGGATGAACGAGGACCTTTGCCGCTCCACCCTGGCGGAGCAGTTCGCCACGGCTTGGCTGGGCCGTCTGGATCCCGCCGAGGATCGCATCCGCTATGTGGTGGCCGGGCACTGCGCGCCGTTGCGCATCGTGCGCGGGGCCCGAGGCGGGCTGCAGCGATCCGAAGTCCTTCGGGGCAAGGGATTCATGCTGGGCCTGGATCCCCAGCTGCCCTTCGTGGAGCATCAGGCGGAGTTCCAGGCCGAGGACCGGCTGGTGCTCTACACGGATGGTCTGGTGGAGGTGGAGCGCGAGGACCGGGCTATGCTCGAGGAAGCAGGCCTCCGGCGCATCTGCGCGGAACTGCCTGCCGGCGCCGAGGAAGCCGCGGATGTGGTCATCAACCAGGCCCGGGCCTTCAACCATCCCGCGCCCTTCGTGGATGATGTCACGCTGGTGATCCTGGATCGCAAGGCCTGA
- a CDS encoding DUF177 domain-containing protein, translating into MIDLYHLPPEGLRLSGTTERLELEGDVSLRELAWSVFALASDGDVFLEVKGQAVWQGFCSRCLAPLDRPLMVESQFLGSKDADLVGRGSHALGSQDLDVVFLPEDNLDEAELVREQFELQAPMHPLCTDDCKGLCPSCGKNWNKGPCQCQPDAVQAPSALNQALAKALAGIKLDPQS; encoded by the coding sequence GTGATCGACCTCTACCACCTGCCCCCCGAGGGCCTCCGCCTGAGCGGTACCACGGAACGCCTGGAGCTGGAGGGGGATGTCTCCCTGCGCGAGCTGGCCTGGTCCGTCTTTGCCCTGGCCTCCGACGGCGATGTCTTTCTCGAAGTGAAGGGCCAGGCCGTGTGGCAGGGGTTCTGCAGCCGCTGTCTGGCGCCCCTGGACCGCCCCCTCATGGTCGAGAGCCAGTTCCTGGGCAGCAAGGACGCCGACCTGGTGGGCCGTGGCTCCCATGCGCTGGGCTCCCAGGACTTGGATGTGGTCTTCCTGCCGGAGGACAACCTGGACGAGGCGGAGCTGGTGCGGGAGCAGTTCGAGCTCCAGGCCCCCATGCACCCCCTCTGTACCGATGACTGCAAGGGGCTTTGTCCCAGCTGCGGCAAGAATTGGAACAAGGGCCCCTGCCAGTGCCAGCCCGATGCCGTGCAGGCCCCGTCCGCCCTGAACCAGGCGCTGGCCAAGGCCCTCGCGGGAATCAAGCTGGACCCGCAGTCCTGA
- the plsX gene encoding phosphate acyltransferase PlsX — MDGHRIALDAMGGDHAPHVTLQGAREALEAWPGLFLYLVGDEAVLRPELARQGFTPALMARAEVVHASQTVVMEDKATSILKEKKDSSIRVAAQLVREGRAHGMVSMGHTGAAMVASSLVIGKLEGVDRPALASVLPNMKGNPTVLLDVGANVDSRAEHIAQFAVMGSVYAEEVLGLERPRVGILSVGEEDGKGTDVTKDASAMLRQMDIRFEGNAEGRDIWNGNFDVIACDGFVGNVVLKSSEALAEGIIGGLRESFMETPITKLAGLLAKPAMKRFKKKLDYAEYGGAPLLGVKGVSIIGHGRSDHKAVRNAIRAALRAAEHHLHERIQERVALLLPQG; from the coding sequence GTGGACGGCCATCGCATTGCACTGGATGCCATGGGGGGCGACCACGCCCCCCATGTAACGCTGCAAGGCGCCCGGGAGGCCCTCGAGGCCTGGCCGGGGCTCTTCCTGTACCTCGTCGGGGACGAGGCGGTGCTCCGCCCCGAGCTGGCGCGGCAGGGGTTCACGCCTGCGCTGATGGCTCGCGCGGAGGTGGTCCACGCCTCCCAGACCGTGGTGATGGAAGACAAGGCCACCAGCATCCTGAAGGAAAAAAAGGACAGCTCCATCCGCGTCGCTGCGCAGCTCGTGCGCGAGGGGCGGGCCCACGGCATGGTGTCCATGGGCCACACGGGTGCCGCCATGGTGGCTTCCAGCCTTGTCATCGGCAAGCTCGAGGGCGTGGACCGGCCGGCCCTGGCCAGCGTCCTGCCCAACATGAAGGGCAATCCCACGGTGCTGCTGGATGTGGGCGCCAATGTGGACAGTCGGGCCGAACACATCGCGCAGTTCGCCGTGATGGGCTCGGTCTACGCCGAGGAAGTGCTCGGCCTGGAGCGTCCCCGCGTGGGCATCCTCAGCGTGGGCGAAGAGGATGGCAAGGGTACGGATGTGACCAAGGATGCCTCCGCCATGCTCCGCCAGATGGACATCCGCTTTGAGGGCAACGCCGAGGGCCGTGACATCTGGAACGGCAACTTCGATGTCATCGCCTGCGACGGCTTCGTGGGCAATGTGGTGCTGAAGTCCAGCGAGGCCCTGGCGGAGGGCATCATCGGCGGCCTTCGCGAGAGCTTCATGGAGACCCCCATCACCAAGCTGGCCGGTCTGCTTGCCAAGCCCGCCATGAAGCGGTTCAAGAAGAAGCTGGACTATGCCGAGTACGGCGGCGCGCCGCTGCTGGGCGTGAAGGGCGTGAGCATCATCGGTCACGGCCGCAGCGACCACAAGGCCGTGCGCAATGCCATCCGCGCCGCCCTGCGGGCCGCGGAACACCATCTGCACGAGCGCATCCAGGAGCGCGTGGCGCTGCTGCTGCCGCAGGGCTGA
- a CDS encoding DUF1573 domain-containing protein — protein MVRRLLLACAAVTLVAQAPVISFDKTHHDFGRITPDRKAAAKYRVTNTGNAILSITQVRPSCGCTATVLGKWSIGPGEGTDLEATFDPKGLKGGVRKSIEVVCNDPKTPTVSLTLEAEVVQEIMPSVESVYFHLVPKSATTRGSVRYASGNGEAVQLLDAKAPGAPFLSFGYRQEGKDVVLEVAFDGRKVPAGRFRGVEQATVRFSNPRMNQLPLNIQWELKPSIQTSPMELVFQDAPGRELRQKLSLKQADGRAFRITGTRCSLNGVRVEGLGPKAATQEVSVVLPATLKAGRYSEVLSLNTDDPDQPELTVRLAVILK, from the coding sequence ATGGTCCGCCGCCTTCTCCTCGCCTGCGCCGCCGTCACCCTCGTGGCCCAGGCGCCCGTCATCAGCTTCGACAAGACCCACCACGATTTCGGCCGCATCACCCCGGACCGCAAGGCCGCCGCGAAGTACCGCGTCACCAACACCGGCAACGCCATCCTCAGCATCACCCAGGTCCGGCCCAGCTGCGGCTGCACGGCCACGGTGCTGGGCAAGTGGTCCATCGGCCCCGGCGAGGGCACGGACCTGGAAGCCACCTTCGATCCCAAGGGCCTGAAGGGCGGGGTGCGGAAGTCCATCGAGGTCGTCTGCAACGACCCCAAGACCCCCACGGTCAGCCTGACTCTGGAAGCCGAGGTCGTGCAGGAGATCATGCCCTCGGTGGAATCGGTGTACTTCCACCTGGTTCCCAAGTCCGCCACCACCCGCGGGTCCGTCCGCTACGCCAGCGGCAATGGCGAGGCCGTGCAGCTCCTGGACGCGAAGGCTCCGGGCGCCCCCTTCCTCTCCTTCGGCTACCGGCAGGAGGGCAAGGATGTGGTGCTGGAAGTGGCCTTTGACGGCCGGAAGGTCCCGGCGGGCCGCTTCCGCGGCGTCGAGCAGGCCACGGTGCGGTTCTCGAATCCGCGGATGAACCAGCTGCCCCTGAACATCCAGTGGGAACTCAAGCCCTCGATCCAGACCTCTCCCATGGAGCTGGTGTTCCAGGATGCCCCCGGCAGGGAACTCCGCCAGAAGCTCTCCCTCAAACAGGCGGATGGACGCGCCTTCCGCATCACCGGGACCCGCTGCTCCCTGAACGGCGTCCGCGTGGAGGGGCTGGGGCCGAAGGCCGCGACCCAGGAAGTCTCCGTGGTGCTGCCCGCCACGCTGAAGGCTGGGCGCTACAGCGAGGTTCTGTCCCTGAACACCGACGATCCCGATCAGCCGGAGTTGACGGTCCGCCTGGCCGTGATCCTCAAATAG